From the genome of Stegostoma tigrinum isolate sSteTig4 chromosome 32, sSteTig4.hap1, whole genome shotgun sequence, one region includes:
- the LOC125466825 gene encoding galactosylgalactosylxylosylprotein 3-beta-glucuronosyltransferase 1-like: protein MPKRRDILAIVLIVLPWTLLITVWHQNAISPLLALRKDLGSENGNHRDIGQSSGSKEYCPSDKDIVEVIRTEYVYTRPPPWSDILPTIHVITPTYSRPVQKAELTRVANTLLHVPNLHWIVVEDAQRRTTLVTQLLKETGLNYTHLNVETPRSYKLRGDIRDPRFPRGTMQRNLALRWLREMFNLNNTQQGIIYFADDDNTYSLELFEEMRATRKVSVWPVAFVGGLRYESPKVNAMGKVYGWKTVFDPHRPFAIDMAGFAINLRLILQRPQAYFKLRGVKGGYQESSLLRELVTLNDLEPKAANCTKILVWHTRTEKPVLVNEGKKGFTDLNVEI, encoded by the exons ATGCCGAAGAGACGGGACATCCTCGCAATTGTATTGATTGTTTTACCCTGGACTCTGCTTATTACAGTTTGGCACCAAAACGCCATCTCACCTCTGCTAGCCCTCAGAAAGG ATCTTGGGAGTGAGAATGGCAACCACCGAGATATTGGTCAGTCGTCAGGTTCCAAGGAGTATTGTCCATCAGATAAGGATATTGTGGAGGTGATCAGGACAGAGTATGTTTATACACGGCCTCCTCCCTGGTCAGATATCCTCCCCACAATTCATGTTATCACTCCAACTTACAGCAGGCCTGTACAGAAGGCAGAACTCACAAGGGTTGCTAACACACTACTTCATGTGCCTAACCTCCACTGGATTGTGGTGGAGGATGCGCAAAGAAGAACAACACTGGTGACCCAACTCCTCAAGGAGACGGGCCTTAACTACACACACTTGAATGTAGAGACACCACGCAGTTACAAGTTGAGAGGAGATATTCGGGACCCTCGTTTCCCACGTGGCACAATGCAAAGAAACCTGGCACTGAGGTGGCTTCGGGAAATGTTCAATTTAAACAACACACAGCAAGGGATCATATATTTCGCAGATGATGACAACACTTACAGTTTAGAGTTGTTTGAAGAG ATGCGTGCCACAAGGAAAGTCTCAGTCTGGCCTGTTGCCTTCGTGGGCGGACTCCGTTATGAATCTCCAAAAGTGAATGCAATGGGAAAAGTTTACGGATGGAAAACAGTGTTTGATCCACACAGACCGTTTGCCATTGATATGGCAGGGTTTGCAATAAACCTTCGATTAATCCTGCAGAGACCGCAAGCTTATTTCAAGCTACGTGGAGTAAAGGGTGGCTATCAAGAAAGTAGTCTTCTACGAGAGTTAGTGACACTAAATGACCTGGAACCTAAAGCAGCCAATTGCACTAAG